The Candidatus Coatesbacteria bacterium genome segment ACCGCCTCGGCAAGGCCGCCGCCGCCGGCGCCCGCGAGGCCGGCATGCAGACCCACTTCTTCGACGTCAACGACCTCGAGCCGGGACGGCTCATCGACGAGGCCGAGATGGCCGACCTGATCCTCGTCGGCTCGGACACCATCGCCGGCGACGCCCTGGCCCCCGTCTGGAACGCCCTGGCCCTGTTCGCCCTGGTGCCCCAGAAGCGCTCCAAGACGGCCGGAGCCTTCGGCAGCTACGGCTGGAGCGGCGAGGCCGCCCCGGCTATCCAGCAGCGCCTCGAGCAGTTCAAGTTCAAGACCCCCGAGGAGCCGCTGCGCGTCGTCCTGCGCCCCACCGAGGACGACCTGGCCGCCGCCCACGCCTGGGGCGTACGCCTGGCCGAGAACGCCCTGGGCTAGCGCGCTGACGCATTCCGTAGGGGCGGCTGTCCTCAGCCGCCCGCTTCTCCGACAAGCGACCCCGCAGACGGGGACTCACCATCCCGCCCGGCGAACAAGCCCTAACCCCTTACAGCTACCCGTTCTCGATTCAACCCCCAACCCTTATATCACCAGTCGCTAATGTTAGAATGACCGCGTAACGGCAGCATCAACAACCGCAAGGAGCCCACCCCATGCACAAGATGACCGAGGAGTTCCTCTGGGCCGCCTTCTGCGGCGAGAGCAAGGCCCACATGAAGTACGCCGCCTACGCCGACAAGGCCGCCAAGGATGGCCTGCCCCACATCGCCAAGCTGTTCCGCGCCATCAGCTACGCCGAGCGCGTTCACGCCACCAACCACTTAAAGGCCCTCAAGGCCCTCCAGGGTACCGCCGACAACCTCCAGGACGCCATCGCCGGCGAGAACTTCGAGGTCGAGGAAATGTACCCCGCCTACGACGCCGTCGCCAAGCTCCAGGACGAACGCGAGGCCGAACACAGCATCCACTACGCCATCGAGGCCGAGAAGATCCACGAGGCCATGTACCGCTCGGCCAAGGCTCACGCCGACAAG includes the following:
- a CDS encoding rubrerythrin family protein is translated as MHKMTEEFLWAAFCGESKAHMKYAAYADKAAKDGLPHIAKLFRAISYAERVHATNHLKALKALQGTADNLQDAIAGENFEVEEMYPAYDAVAKLQDEREAEHSIHYAIEAEKIHEAMYRSAKAHADKGDDWEIGDVYICPNCGFTHIVSDKDPLPEVCPVCQWKKGTFKKFDGYEELI